In Zea mays cultivar B73 chromosome 7, Zm-B73-REFERENCE-NAM-5.0, whole genome shotgun sequence, the following proteins share a genomic window:
- the ra1 gene encoding ramosa 1 translates to MEGEDDGAQMKLQQQQQSPCSDNLSLSAASSWLPPQVRSSSSSSSYTCGYCKKEFRSAQGLGGHMNIHRLDRARLIHQQYTSHRIAAPHPNPNPSCTSVLDLELSLSSLLAHGAASSDGGLSVPVAKLAGNRFSSASLPTTKDVEGKNLELRIGACSHGDGAEERLDLQLRLGYY, encoded by the coding sequence ATGGAGGGAGAAGATGACGGCGCCCAAATGAAactgcagcaacaacaacagtcGCCTTGCAGTGACAACTTGAGCTTGTCCGCCGCCTCCTCATGGCTGCCGCCACAGGTaaggtcgtcgtcgtcgtcgtcgtcgtacaCCTGCGGGTATTGCAAGAAGGAGTTCAGATCAGCACAAGGGCTGGGAGGCCACATGAACATCCACAGGCTGGACAGGGCCAGACTGATCCACCAACAGTACACTTCACACCGTATTGCTGCTCCCCATCCAAACCCTAATCCTAGTTGCACATCAGTTCTTGACCTTGAGCTCAGCTTGTCGTCGCTGCTAGCGCATGGTGCTGCCAGCAGCGACGGAGGCTTGTCTGTTCCAGTGGCAAAGCTGGCGGGCAACCGTTTCTCCTCCGCATCGCTCCCCACGACCAAGGACGTCGAGGGGAAGAACTTAGAGTTGAGGATAGGAGCGTGCAGTCATGGCGATGGCGCGGAAGAGCGTCTGGATCTTCAGCTTAGACTGGGCTACTACTGA